Proteins found in one Bremerella volcania genomic segment:
- a CDS encoding GNAT family N-acetyltransferase — protein MPAFSGEIIRIDLNDLRHAEALVHLLDQYSQDPMGSDAPLPPEVHENLIPRLRQVDQFRGLLAQFEGRFVGLANCFLGFSTFKARPLINIHDLAVAPEARGQGVGSALLQAVDQLAKEEACAFVTLEVRADNRARQLYLRHGFVEGNPATDAMSFFKKPVVS, from the coding sequence ATGCCTGCATTTTCTGGCGAGATCATTCGCATCGATTTAAACGATCTGCGGCACGCCGAAGCGCTAGTGCATTTGTTGGATCAATACTCGCAAGACCCGATGGGGAGCGACGCTCCGCTGCCCCCCGAGGTGCACGAGAATTTGATCCCGCGCTTGCGGCAAGTCGATCAATTTCGCGGGCTCCTGGCCCAGTTCGAAGGGCGATTCGTCGGGCTGGCAAATTGTTTCCTCGGTTTCTCGACCTTCAAAGCCCGGCCGCTGATCAATATCCATGACCTGGCCGTCGCCCCGGAAGCGCGCGGTCAAGGTGTCGGCAGTGCCCTGCTTCAGGCGGTCGATCAACTCGCGAAAGAAGAGGCCTGTGCGTTCGTCACGCTCGAAGTCCGAGCCGATAACCGAGCCCGCCAACTGTATCTGCGCCACGGCTTCGTCGAAGGCAACCCGGCTACCGACGCGATGAGCTTCTTCAAGAAGCCTGTTGTGTCCTAA
- a CDS encoding FmdB family zinc ribbon protein encodes MPLFEFTCEACHSQFELLVRGSEKPKCPECGSTQLEKAWSVPAAHTGGKSNSLPVCGPMPSSGGGCGLPQCGSGGCQFG; translated from the coding sequence ATGCCCCTGTTTGAATTCACATGCGAGGCCTGCCACAGCCAGTTCGAGTTGCTAGTGCGTGGCAGCGAAAAGCCCAAGTGCCCCGAGTGTGGCAGTACCCAATTGGAAAAGGCCTGGAGCGTGCCTGCCGCACATACCGGCGGCAAGTCGAATTCGCTTCCGGTATGCGGACCGATGCCCAGCAGTGGCGGCGGCTGTGGTCTGCCTCAATGCGGTAGCGGCGGTTGCCAGTTCGGTTAA
- a CDS encoding NAD(P)H-hydrate epimerase: MSDRPLLTREQSRAVDVLAAEKYHIPGVILMENAGRGSAELLIARRPASVLICCGPGNNGGDGYVIARHLDLAGIPVRIALLCPRQRIQGDALINFTILEAAGIEILDFADESLCPSFAQSLDRADWVIDAMLGTGVTSPPREPIASAIGQVNAATAQVMAIDIPSGLDCDSGVPYEPTIVADFTATFVTSKPGFAKPSAEPYVGEVHVVDIGTPQALLREVFRS, from the coding sequence ATGTCGGATCGACCCTTGCTTACCCGAGAACAGTCGCGCGCCGTCGACGTGCTGGCCGCCGAGAAATACCACATTCCAGGGGTGATTCTCATGGAAAACGCCGGGCGGGGCAGCGCCGAACTCTTGATCGCTCGCCGGCCTGCCAGCGTGCTGATCTGCTGTGGGCCGGGCAACAACGGCGGCGACGGCTACGTCATTGCCCGACACCTGGACCTGGCTGGCATACCGGTGAGAATTGCCTTGCTGTGCCCTCGCCAGCGAATCCAGGGGGACGCACTGATTAATTTTACGATTCTCGAAGCCGCTGGCATTGAGATTCTCGATTTCGCCGATGAGTCTCTTTGCCCGTCGTTTGCCCAGTCGCTTGATAGGGCTGACTGGGTGATCGATGCGATGCTGGGGACCGGCGTCACTTCGCCGCCGCGCGAGCCAATCGCGTCGGCCATTGGCCAAGTGAATGCGGCGACGGCCCAAGTCATGGCGATCGACATTCCCAGCGGCCTCGACTGCGACAGCGGCGTGCCTTACGAGCCAACGATCGTCGCCGACTTCACCGCGACGTTCGTGACCTCGAAGCCTGGCTTCGCCAAACCATCGGCCGAGCCGTATGTGGGTGAAGTCCACGTCGTCGACATCGGCACACCCCAAGCACTGCTGCGCGAAGTGTTTCGATCGTAG
- a CDS encoding PQQ-like beta-propeller repeat protein has protein sequence MTIFRLLTLALVTGLWTGAASAESWPQFRGPSGDGIAPAKNVPLKWSADENVVWKTAIPGKGWSSPVLVGDKIWLTTALVTLLSEEEKNERLKDAKPFQRDQSNLASTVDLKAVEVDYKTGKLLRTVDLFHVTDPLPVHLTNSYASPTPVAEGKFVYCYFGTYGACCIDTETAEVIWRNNENALEYNVGPGSSPVVVGGLVILTCDGVNEQYITAVDKKTGETAWKTQRPPFRTDDGDRKKAYATPLVVEVNGQTQVIIPGAQWVCAYNPKSGKELWRADHGSGFSNVPAPVFDNGTVYICSGFMRPQLFAIRTDGEGDVTDSHIEWTFSRQVPTTPSPVVVDGRIYMVSDRGVATCVDAATGQEVWTSRMGGNYAASPTYANGRIYFCSESGMTTVIKPGDEYDVIAENDLGERIMANPIFLDGNLVIRTAENLYRIREEK, from the coding sequence ATGACCATCTTTCGCCTACTTACGCTTGCTCTTGTGACGGGACTTTGGACCGGTGCGGCCTCGGCCGAAAGCTGGCCGCAATTCCGCGGACCCAGTGGCGACGGCATCGCCCCGGCGAAGAACGTTCCGTTGAAGTGGTCGGCCGACGAGAACGTCGTTTGGAAGACAGCCATCCCCGGCAAAGGGTGGTCGTCGCCGGTGTTGGTGGGTGACAAGATCTGGCTGACCACCGCCCTGGTGACGCTGCTGTCGGAAGAGGAGAAGAACGAACGCCTGAAAGACGCCAAGCCATTTCAGCGTGATCAATCGAACCTTGCATCGACCGTCGATTTGAAAGCCGTCGAAGTCGACTACAAGACCGGCAAGCTCTTGCGTACGGTAGACCTGTTTCACGTGACCGATCCACTGCCGGTGCATCTGACCAATTCGTACGCCTCGCCCACCCCGGTTGCCGAAGGCAAGTTCGTTTATTGCTACTTCGGAACCTACGGCGCGTGCTGCATCGATACCGAGACGGCCGAGGTCATTTGGAGGAACAACGAAAATGCCCTCGAATACAACGTCGGTCCTGGCAGTTCGCCGGTGGTCGTGGGGGGCCTGGTGATCCTGACGTGCGACGGGGTGAACGAGCAGTACATCACCGCCGTCGATAAGAAGACCGGCGAGACCGCCTGGAAGACCCAGCGGCCTCCTTTCCGTACCGACGACGGCGATCGTAAGAAGGCGTATGCCACGCCGCTGGTGGTCGAGGTAAACGGTCAAACCCAGGTCATCATCCCAGGTGCCCAGTGGGTTTGTGCCTACAATCCCAAGTCGGGCAAAGAGCTATGGCGTGCTGATCACGGCAGCGGTTTCTCGAACGTACCAGCTCCGGTGTTTGACAACGGAACCGTCTACATCTGCTCCGGTTTCATGCGTCCTCAACTGTTTGCGATTCGCACCGATGGCGAGGGGGACGTGACCGACTCGCACATCGAATGGACCTTCAGCCGCCAGGTTCCCACGACCCCTTCGCCGGTCGTCGTCGACGGCAGAATCTACATGGTCAGCGATCGTGGCGTGGCGACCTGCGTTGATGCGGCGACGGGCCAGGAAGTGTGGACCAGCCGCATGGGCGGCAACTACGCCGCCTCGCCGACGTACGCCAACGGTCGCATTTACTTCTGCAGCGAGTCCGGCATGACGACTGTGATCAAGCCTGGGGACGAGTACGACGTGATCGCCGAAAACGACCTGGGCGAACGCATCATGGCCAACCCCATCTTCCTGGACGGCAACCTGGTCATCCGCACCGCCGAGAACCTCTACCGCATTCGTGAAGAGAAGTAA
- a CDS encoding DUF1570 domain-containing protein yields the protein MRLWNSLSLLLALLAAVHLCADEISFERDGNRIDLKGEVIATHEAGVILHTPDGKMWPIQNEEIVQRAKTTAPFQLQTKEQLIETVLAEMPPGSQVIETSHYIVAYNTSRAYAQWVAGMLERLHRGFTSYWTQRGMNLEEPQQPLVALVFDNQDSFAQYGQAELGDAAKSVIGFYSMHTNYVVMFDLTGGGAGDASRRTIGIRDIQRLMSRPDFQWSLATIVHEATHQLAFNAGLQQRYADVPLWFSEGLAIYFETPDVSSSRGWRGIGQVSAPRLKQFQQAARESSQPFLPDMLINDDSLRKAATAMDRYAQAWAVTYFLQKRKPEQYDAYLQELSEIQPLHDPSQAERVRLFQKHFGADLTELENEVRQMMLGLRP from the coding sequence ATGCGTTTATGGAATTCACTATCGTTGTTACTCGCGTTGCTCGCCGCGGTCCATCTGTGCGCGGACGAGATCTCGTTTGAACGCGATGGCAATCGAATCGATCTTAAAGGGGAAGTCATCGCCACGCATGAGGCTGGCGTCATTCTGCATACGCCGGACGGGAAGATGTGGCCGATTCAAAATGAGGAGATCGTCCAGCGAGCGAAGACGACCGCTCCCTTCCAATTGCAAACCAAAGAGCAACTGATCGAGACGGTCCTGGCCGAGATGCCGCCAGGCTCGCAGGTGATCGAGACCTCGCACTACATCGTCGCCTACAACACTTCGCGGGCCTACGCCCAGTGGGTCGCCGGGATGCTCGAGCGGCTTCATCGCGGCTTTACCAGCTACTGGACGCAGCGCGGCATGAACCTGGAAGAGCCGCAGCAGCCGCTGGTCGCGCTGGTGTTCGACAATCAAGACAGCTTCGCGCAGTACGGTCAGGCCGAACTGGGAGACGCGGCCAAGAGTGTGATTGGCTTTTACAGCATGCACACGAATTACGTCGTGATGTTCGACCTGACCGGCGGCGGAGCAGGGGACGCGTCGCGCCGCACGATCGGCATTCGAGACATTCAGCGGCTCATGTCACGGCCTGACTTCCAGTGGAGCCTGGCCACGATCGTGCATGAAGCGACCCACCAGTTGGCCTTCAATGCCGGTCTTCAGCAGCGTTATGCCGACGTGCCGCTGTGGTTCTCGGAAGGGCTGGCCATCTACTTCGAGACGCCGGACGTTTCCAGCAGCCGCGGCTGGCGAGGCATCGGACAGGTCAGTGCCCCGCGGCTGAAGCAGTTCCAGCAAGCGGCCCGCGAAAGCTCGCAGCCCTTTTTGCCGGACATGCTGATCAATGACGACTCGCTGCGCAAAGCAGCGACCGCGATGGATCGCTACGCCCAGGCCTGGGCCGTGACGTACTTTCTGCAGAAGCGTAAGCCGGAACAGTACGACGCCTACCTCCAAGAGCTTTCCGAGATTCAACCACTGCACGATCCCTCGCAAGCCGAACGCGTTCGCTTGTTCCAAAAACACTTCGGTGCGGATCTAACCGAACTCGAAAACGAAGTCCGCCAGATGATGCTTGGCTTGCGGCCGTAA
- a CDS encoding DNA integrity scanning protein DisA nucleotide-binding domain protein, whose amino-acid sequence MKYQKLSSQFTEFLKLAIRMLEIAEADAVLIFVDGQPEWDKLKAVADDHKVIVAADREEFLEGIDETDLHGVVVELEESPILEKLMHALVEAVANDQLSTGAKVVALYSGFDEERIDTISFIRLDERLGRLTSRDLRKLETSVPLETLKIVVDLAVEIGREGREGKPVGTCFVVGDHRKVLANSAPSGFDPAKGYAKKERNIADRSVRENLKELAQLDGAFVIAADGTVEAACRMLDVTSANVTLSKGLGARHWAAAAISKKTKGISIAVSESNGTVRLFQDGEVVLRIEPSRRAMKWKDLDFDNIQSAND is encoded by the coding sequence ATGAAATATCAAAAGCTCTCGAGTCAGTTCACCGAGTTTCTGAAGCTCGCGATTCGAATGCTCGAAATCGCCGAGGCGGACGCGGTACTCATTTTCGTGGATGGCCAGCCAGAGTGGGACAAGCTCAAGGCCGTGGCCGATGACCACAAGGTCATCGTCGCTGCTGATCGCGAAGAGTTCCTGGAAGGCATCGACGAGACCGACCTGCACGGCGTGGTGGTCGAACTGGAAGAGAGCCCCATCCTCGAAAAGCTGATGCACGCACTGGTCGAGGCGGTCGCCAACGATCAGCTTTCCACCGGGGCCAAAGTGGTTGCCCTGTATAGCGGCTTCGACGAAGAACGCATCGATACGATCAGCTTCATTCGCCTCGATGAACGCCTGGGCCGACTGACCTCGCGCGATCTTCGCAAGCTCGAAACGAGCGTGCCGCTGGAAACCCTCAAGATCGTCGTCGACCTGGCCGTCGAGATCGGCCGTGAAGGGCGCGAAGGGAAGCCGGTGGGTACCTGCTTCGTCGTGGGGGATCATCGCAAGGTGTTGGCCAACAGCGCCCCCAGTGGCTTCGATCCGGCGAAGGGATACGCCAAGAAAGAACGCAACATCGCCGATCGCAGCGTTCGCGAGAACCTCAAGGAACTCGCCCAACTGGACGGAGCGTTCGTGATTGCCGCCGATGGTACGGTCGAAGCCGCGTGTCGCATGCTCGACGTCACCTCGGCCAACGTGACGTTAAGCAAAGGGCTCGGGGCTCGTCATTGGGCCGCGGCCGCGATCAGTAAAAAGACCAAGGGCATCTCCATTGCCGTCAGCGAGTCAAACGGAACGGTTCGCTTGTTCCAGGACGGTGAAGTCGTACTACGCATCGAGCCTTCACGGCGGGCGATGAAGTGGAAGGATCTCGACTTCGACAATATTCAAAGCGCGAACGATTAG
- a CDS encoding ABC transporter permease has product MTSHLTPARRPLLPAALFALTAAALAIALLIWGDPLSVRLTFATAIYALAVIAITLPPATATSLLLFRSNLIGRGVLVSLLTIWLFIPIYVHIAGWRDLFGPQGWLEIPSPFDTSANLIDGWTGLLWLHSLAAFPWAVLITGMAFTRSSAGLEDDARLEVTPLAVLAKVTLRQNWDAVLVAAAWIIVTVFGEMSIASVCNVRTYAEVVFTGIPLGQSTSQSTLTVAPGTVLIVGLILLTAWLAHGLRPAPTDVEVRQPKLLPLGHRRAIASLAVWLLFLIALAPPIVGLVYKVGITIDQVDGQFVRGWSLAKVFMLTLSSASIYRKELLWTLALSMCVAAVTTLISLLLSDLATRGRWGGRLVSLTCALLFALPGPIVGIGIAWGSNWPWLAPLAPLIDRSIFAPTLAILTVTVPLVTFFYWHTLNASRQLYEMARIDGSSWWRTWTRVVLPANIPAIVAGSLIALVLAANDVSASVMVLPAGIDTISRRIFGLLHFGGEDNVAGILLMNLGVVAVLSVAIRRLVSWRGPSDFGD; this is encoded by the coding sequence GTGACTTCGCACCTTACCCCAGCTCGACGTCCTCTGCTGCCAGCGGCCCTGTTTGCCCTGACCGCCGCCGCATTGGCTATCGCACTGCTGATCTGGGGCGATCCCCTCTCGGTTCGCTTAACCTTCGCGACGGCCATCTATGCGCTGGCCGTGATCGCGATCACCTTGCCGCCGGCAACCGCGACGAGCCTGCTTCTGTTTCGCTCGAACCTCATCGGCCGAGGCGTACTGGTTTCGCTGCTGACGATATGGCTGTTCATTCCGATCTACGTACACATCGCCGGCTGGCGAGATCTGTTCGGACCGCAAGGATGGCTCGAAATTCCCAGTCCTTTTGACACCAGCGCCAACCTGATCGATGGCTGGACGGGCCTCTTGTGGCTGCACAGCCTGGCCGCGTTTCCTTGGGCCGTGCTCATCACCGGCATGGCCTTCACGCGAAGTTCCGCTGGTCTGGAAGACGATGCCCGGCTGGAAGTCACGCCGCTGGCCGTGCTGGCCAAAGTCACTTTGCGGCAAAACTGGGACGCGGTGCTGGTGGCCGCGGCATGGATCATCGTCACCGTCTTCGGCGAGATGAGCATCGCCAGCGTCTGCAACGTGCGAACCTATGCCGAGGTCGTCTTCACGGGCATTCCGCTGGGGCAATCGACCAGCCAGTCGACGCTCACCGTTGCCCCCGGCACCGTCTTGATCGTCGGTCTGATCTTGCTCACGGCCTGGCTGGCCCATGGTCTGCGACCGGCACCCACCGACGTCGAAGTCAGGCAGCCCAAACTGTTGCCGCTGGGGCATCGCCGAGCCATCGCTTCACTAGCCGTGTGGCTGCTCTTTCTGATTGCCCTCGCGCCGCCGATCGTCGGACTGGTTTACAAAGTGGGAATCACCATCGACCAGGTCGACGGCCAGTTCGTTCGCGGCTGGTCGTTGGCGAAGGTCTTCATGCTTACGCTTAGTAGTGCGAGCATCTACCGTAAGGAACTCCTCTGGACGCTGGCCCTCAGCATGTGCGTGGCGGCCGTGACCACGCTCATCAGCTTGCTGCTTAGCGATCTTGCAACACGCGGCCGCTGGGGAGGCCGCCTGGTCTCGCTGACATGCGCATTGCTTTTCGCATTGCCGGGACCGATCGTGGGGATCGGCATTGCCTGGGGTTCGAACTGGCCATGGCTGGCACCGCTGGCACCACTGATCGACCGAAGCATCTTTGCTCCCACGCTGGCGATCCTCACGGTGACGGTGCCGCTGGTGACCTTCTTTTACTGGCACACGCTCAATGCTTCGCGGCAGCTGTACGAGATGGCCCGCATCGACGGTAGCTCCTGGTGGCGAACGTGGACACGTGTGGTCCTTCCGGCGAATATCCCGGCGATCGTCGCTGGCTCGCTGATCGCGCTGGTGCTGGCAGCTAACGACGTTTCGGCCTCGGTGATGGTGCTTCCGGCCGGCATCGATACCATCTCGCGAAGGATCTTTGGCCTCTTGCACTTCGGCGGAGAAGACAACGTCGCCGGCATTTTGTTGATGAACCTGGGCGTAGTGGCCGTGCTTTCGGTGGCCATCCGCCGCCTGGTCAGTTGGCGCGGTCCTAGCGATTTTGGCGATTGA